From the Streptomyces sp. Tu 2975 genome, one window contains:
- a CDS encoding DUF3017 domain-containing protein, translating to MVVRADSSGTRGPGDGDGTGAPGPDEAVPDRTASDPADAAPGTAAASRTATGTSAEAAGEASRPGAASVDAAPDAAEDDAGAGPDATAADGSGADDADPDRKAGSRRPPAVTLDTARPEGGGRAAPGDAPAPARQWPLLTVLSLTGVGLLIVGTNAFTDAFRVGTMLIGAALVLGAVLRRVTPSVGMLAVRSRFTDMITYGLLGTLIVLLALVAQPKPWLDVPFLEDAVHFTVR from the coding sequence ATGGTGGTACGCGCGGACAGCAGCGGCACTCGCGGGCCGGGCGACGGCGACGGCACCGGAGCGCCGGGACCGGACGAGGCCGTCCCGGACCGCACCGCTTCCGACCCGGCCGACGCGGCGCCCGGGACGGCCGCCGCCTCTCGGACGGCGACCGGCACGTCCGCGGAGGCGGCCGGTGAGGCGTCGCGCCCCGGCGCGGCCTCCGTGGACGCGGCGCCCGACGCTGCCGAGGACGACGCGGGAGCGGGACCGGACGCCACAGCGGCCGACGGGAGCGGCGCCGACGACGCGGACCCCGACCGCAAGGCCGGTTCGCGCAGGCCGCCCGCCGTCACGCTGGACACCGCCAGGCCCGAGGGCGGCGGACGGGCCGCGCCGGGGGACGCGCCCGCCCCGGCACGGCAGTGGCCGCTGCTCACGGTGCTCTCCCTGACGGGAGTCGGCCTGCTGATCGTCGGCACCAACGCCTTCACCGACGCCTTCCGTGTGGGCACGATGCTGATCGGCGCCGCTCTCGTCCTCGGGGCCGTGCTGCGTCGCGTCACGCCGTCCGTGGGCATGCTCGCCGTCCGCTCCCGTTTCACGGACATGATCACGTACGGGCTGCTCGGAACGCTGATCGTGCTGCTCGCCCTGGTGGCGCAGCCGAAACCGTGGCTGGACGTGCCGTTCCTCGAGGACGCGGTTCATTTCACGGTGCGTTAG